The window AGCAGGCCCAACTCGTCGGAAACAGCCACCCCCACGCGCCGACGCCCCCAATCCACGCCCAGACAAATGTTCACGCGGACCATTGTTCCAAACTTGGACACCCCAAAGCAACACGACGCTTGCTAAACTAGTGTCGTGTCCCACAAATACCTTTACTTTTGGCCGGGCGATTTTGTGGAGCGACAAGGAGCGACGAGGGCGCGATGCGGGACATCGTAACCGAGAAGCGACGCCGCTCGCCCCGCAAAAGCGCCCGGCCCTGCTTTAATAAGTCGTCTCGCGAAAGCGTGACGTATAAATCGGCTGAAGGGAGGCCCGAATCCGCCCGGTTTCTTCGTTGCTCGTCCGTCACAATGGCCCGCATTGCTCCCTCCTCGCGCCTTGAACCCGGGCGGATTCGGGCCTCCAAAAGCAAAGGTATTTGTGGGACACGACACTGAGCCATGACCGCCCGTGAAATGCGCCGCGCGCTGATTTTGTACTTCCTCACCGCCGGTGTTTTTTTGTTTCCCCTTTTCGCCGGGTCGGTGCCCTACATCGGGGACATGACCCGCTCGTTCCAACCCTGGTTGACCTACGCCGCGCAGGAGATTCAGGCGGGACGCCTGCCCCAATGGAACCCCTACACGGCCTGCGGCGAACCGTTTATGGCCAACCCCCAGGTGATGACGATGTCCCCCCTGGGCCTCCTGTTTTGGATGTTCCCCTTCGGCCGGGCCTACGCCTTTTTCCTGGCGGCGGCCCACGGGCTGCTGTTTTTCGGCTCTTATCTGGCGTCCCGAGCCTGGCTCTCCTCCAAAACCCCGGGCCCCAGCCACGGTCCGGCCTTGCTCACCGCCGTGGCCATGACCTGGGGCGCCTTCGGTGTCGCTCATTGGGAATTTCCCAGCGCGGTGGGAACGCTGGGGTTTCTGCCCTTCCTGTTTTTATTCGGTTGGGCCGGCAGCGGAGCCGGGGTGACGCTCGCCACCGCCGCCGCTCTCGCAACGGGGTACGTTCAGTTTGTCCATTACGGGGTTTTCGCCGCTTTCGTGGGGTGGATGGTCCGCGCCCGGTCCACCCCGGGCGCCAAAGCGTGGGTTTTGGACAAGGGGCGTTTCGTCCTGGCCCTGGCGGCGGCCGCGGTGCTGGTCCTTCCCCAAATTGTCGCCTCCTGGGACGCGGCGCGGGAATCCCTGCGGGCGGCCCTGGACGCGACCGACGCGCGTCAGTTCCTGCTTTCCCCCGTGTTCGCCATCAAAATTTTGGTCCCCTGGATCACGAACCCCGTGGCTTTGGCGTTCCAGTCCCCGCCTTTCGACGCGGGGTTTTGGCCGGTGGCGCGTCCATGGCTCTCCACTTTCTTTGTGGGAACCGGGGTGGCCCTCCTGGGCGTGACGGGATTTTTCCGCGCGGGTCCGCGCAAGACGCTCGCGCTGTTCCTTTTGGTCAGCGGCGGACTCGCCTTGGCGTTGGGAGTGGACCCTGTTTTTGACGCGCTGCGACGAACGGTCCCCGGCCTGCGCTACATGACCCATTTTGCCAACGCGGCCATCCTGGCCGTGTTCGCTCTGACCCTGGCCGCCGGCGAAGCGGCCCGGCGAACCGCTTGGCGAAACGGCCTGTTGATCTTCCTCACGCTCGGAGCGCTGGCCGTGACCCTGGGGCTTTCGTTGGACGGCGGGGCGAGGGCCCACCTGTGTCAGCGGTTGTTGGGAACAACGGCGTTGACGGCCGTCCAGGACCGATGGGTGTCGGCGGCCGCCGGCGGCGCGGCGGCGTCGCTCCTGTTTTTCGGCGCGTTGTGGTTGATGTTCCACCAACGGCGGTGGGCGGTGGCCGGGACGTTCACGACCTTGGAATTGTGGCTGCTGGCCCGTGCGCTCAACCCGCTGGCGCCCGACGGATTCTACCACCGCCCTTTGGCCTTGACCAAAGAATTGGCCGCCGCCCCCCACCGTTTGGCCCTCGCCCCAAACGCCATGAAATCCGCGGAACCGCTCGCGGGCGACAATTTGCTGGACGGTTACCACAGCCTTCGGCAATCCCTGTATCCCAACGTGCCCCTGCCTCACCGCGTTCCCCAGACCTGGAGCCACGAGGTGTTCGGGGGAAGGCGTTTCGTGGAGTACCGTCGGCGCGTCCCGGACCTTCCCGGGCCCAGCGCCGCCCTCGATTTCCTGGGGACGTCGCACATCGTCTCCATCGAACCGCTGCCGGGGCCGTCTCGCTTTTTGGCGCAAAGCGCCAACGCGCTCCTTTACACCCGGCCCCGGCCGCTGGAACGGGTCACCTGGGTGCCGCGGGCGCGGGTCGTCCCGGACGACGCGGAGCGCTTGAAAATCATTGAAACGGGATGGGATCCCCGCAACGAAGTTTTGTTGGAAAGCCCGGGACCGGCGGAGGGCTCCGAGGGGCAAACGACGGAATGGGCCGAGGAACCCGGCCGGGTCACGGCCCGGGGACGGGGCGCGGGTTGGTTGGTGTACAGCGGCGTTCACGCCCCCGGTTGGCGGGCCTCTGTCAACGGCCAACCGACCGCGATCGCCCGGGCCAACCACGCTTTCATGGCCCTGCGGGTCCCCGCGGGCGAATGGCGCGCGCTGTGGGTGTACCGGACGCCGGCCTTGGCGGGCGCACTCGGGGCGGTGTTCTTTTTGGTGTTCGGCGCTTTCGGCTGGGGATTTCGGAAATTGCGTACTTATTAGACGGCGAACCTCCGGACCAGGGGCCCCCCGGGGTGGGCCTTGGCTTCGCGAAGGGTTTTTTCCGACTCGTCGAGAACCGCTGCGGGGTGGGCCGGACCGCCCGACCCGACGTCCGTGATGCCGATGGACAGGCCCAGAGGGGGTCCGTCCACGGGCGGCGGACCGTCCCGGTGGATCGCGCCGCGGGCGCGGTCCGCGGCGGTCAACTGCATGGCCAACAAAGCGTCGGCGTTCTCCAACACGCGGGCGGCCACCACGGCCGCCCGGGCCACGCTGGTTAAAAATCCGAAATCGTCCGAACCCCAATGCACGGCCAGGTCTTTTTTGTCGGCCAACTCCTGCACGGCGCTTTTGAGGATCATGCCGACCAACCGCACGACGTGGTCCCCTTTCTCGTAACCGTAGGCGCGGCTGTACACGTTGAGGCTTCGAATGTCCACGCGCCCCACGGCGAAGGATTCCCCGGCGGCGGTTCGACGGCGAATTTCCCGTTCCAGAGCAACCCCGCCGGGCAAGCCCGTCAAGGGGTTGGCGGCCAGGTCCTCCCGGCTGCGCTGGAGCGTGCGCTCCACCCGCGCCAGCAGTTCCATGGCGTCGTAGGGTTTGGCGACATATTCGTCGGCGCCGAGCTTGAAACCGGTGACTTTGTCCCGGGTGTCGCCCAGACAGGTGAGCAGAATGATCGGGATGAGACAAGTGGCCGGGTCCTGGCGCAGGCGCTGACACACTTCGAAACCGTTCATCCCCGGCAACAGGACATCCAAAAGGATCAAATCCGGGAACTCCCGCCGGGCCGTTTCGAGAGCCTCCCGGCCGTCGGCGGCGGTGATGACTTGGTGGGCGTCCTGCCCCAACAGGGCGCGCAACACATCGACTTGCCCGGCGTCGTCTTCGGCGACGAGAATGCGCGCCGGGGATTCGATCACTCGTCGCCGTCCCGGTAA of the Elusimicrobiota bacterium genome contains:
- a CDS encoding response regulator, which produces MIESPARILVAEDDAGQVDVLRALLGQDAHQVITAADGREALETARREFPDLILLDVLLPGMNGFEVCQRLRQDPATCLIPIILLTCLGDTRDKVTGFKLGADEYVAKPYDAMELLARVERTLQRSREDLAANPLTGLPGGVALEREIRRRTAAGESFAVGRVDIRSLNVYSRAYGYEKGDHVVRLVGMILKSAVQELADKKDLAVHWGSDDFGFLTSVARAAVVAARVLENADALLAMQLTAADRARGAIHRDGPPPVDGPPLGLSIGITDVGSGGPAHPAAVLDESEKTLREAKAHPGGPLVRRFAV